Proteins encoded in a region of the Deefgea piscis genome:
- the mnmH gene encoding tRNA 2-selenouridine(34) synthase MnmH — protein MLSTLADLNHFDEVIDVRTPLEFAIDHIPGAINAPVLSNEERVIVGTLYKQDPFAATKLGAGLVASNIGLHLATTFKDKPRNWKPLIYCWRGGKRSGSMATCLNLIGWKAGQLQGGYKTYRTDVLLKLAALPAASRFIVLAGRTGCGKTRLLTALAQAGAQTLDLEGLAQHRGSVLGASPSSAQPSQKLFDSLLTRQLAQFDPSRPVFVEAESKRIGLVHLPASLMLAIRAADCIQIEASDDDRIRFLCDDYRHLFNDPANFKSKLARLVEMHGKAVLAHWNALIDAGKDIELSSELIHKHYDPAYKRSSQHNYLRMDQARTLTIDPSGDLSHSAQQLLHELGECH, from the coding sequence ATGTTATCGACCTTGGCCGATCTAAACCATTTTGACGAAGTGATCGACGTTCGCACGCCGCTAGAGTTTGCCATCGACCATATTCCCGGCGCAATTAATGCGCCTGTGCTGAGTAATGAAGAGCGGGTGATTGTAGGTACGCTGTATAAGCAAGACCCATTTGCGGCGACCAAACTCGGCGCGGGTCTGGTCGCCAGTAATATTGGTCTGCACCTTGCCACCACGTTTAAAGACAAGCCCAGAAACTGGAAGCCATTGATTTATTGCTGGCGCGGCGGCAAACGCTCGGGGTCTATGGCGACGTGTTTAAATTTAATCGGCTGGAAAGCCGGCCAATTGCAAGGCGGTTATAAAACCTATCGCACGGATGTGTTGCTCAAACTGGCGGCGCTGCCTGCCGCATCGCGCTTTATCGTTTTGGCTGGGCGTACCGGTTGCGGCAAAACGCGGCTTTTAACGGCCTTAGCCCAAGCGGGCGCGCAGACGCTGGATTTGGAAGGGCTGGCTCAGCATCGTGGCTCAGTGCTCGGCGCGAGCCCAAGCAGCGCGCAGCCGTCACAAAAATTGTTTGATAGCCTATTAACGCGCCAGCTGGCGCAGTTTGATCCGAGTCGTCCGGTGTTTGTTGAGGCGGAAAGCAAACGCATTGGCTTAGTCCATTTGCCTGCCAGCTTGATGTTGGCGATTCGCGCTGCCGATTGCATTCAGATTGAAGCGAGCGATGACGATCGAATTCGATTCTTGTGCGACGACTACCGCCATTTGTTTAACGACCCTGCCAACTTTAAAAGCAAACTCGCCCGATTGGTCGAAATGCACGGCAAAGCTGTTTTGGCGCATTGGAATGCGCTGATCGACGCAGGGAAAGACATCGAGCTATCTAGCGAACTGATTCATAAACATTACGACCCTGCGTATAAACGCAGTAGCCAACATAATTACCTCAGAATGGACCAAGCTCGCACATTAACCATTGACCCATCAGGCGATTTAAGCCACAGCGCCCAACAATTGCTGCACGAGCTTGGCGAGTGCCATTGA
- the selD gene encoding selenide, water dikinase SelD, protein MSTKLTTLSHGGGCGCKIAPAVLSEMLSKLPTAAMFPKLLVGTETADDAAVYWLNDEQALVATTDFFMPIVDDAFDFGRIAATNAISDIYAMGGTPIMALAIVGMPVNVLPIEDIQQILAGGAAVCAAAGIPIAGGHSIDAPEPIYGLVAMGLVHPKQLKKNSDAQAGDVLILGKPLGIGILGTAMKKGLLDAAGYQQLIDTTTQLNKVGSDLAKLAGVHALTDVTGFGLLGHVLEVCRGAQLTAQICADDLPLLSAAVGFAQQGIGPGAIERNLASFGPDAEFAASVADWQQRIMADAQTSGGLLVACSADAADAVMALFQAQGFAQAAVIGSLQVGAAKVSVV, encoded by the coding sequence ATGAGCACAAAATTAACAACTTTATCGCACGGTGGTGGTTGCGGCTGCAAAATTGCGCCGGCGGTATTATCTGAAATGCTGTCAAAACTCCCCACTGCGGCGATGTTTCCCAAACTGTTGGTCGGCACCGAAACCGCCGATGATGCCGCAGTGTATTGGCTCAACGACGAGCAAGCATTAGTCGCAACCACGGATTTTTTTATGCCGATTGTGGATGATGCTTTTGATTTTGGCCGTATCGCCGCCACCAATGCCATCTCGGATATTTATGCCATGGGCGGCACGCCGATTATGGCGTTAGCGATTGTCGGCATGCCGGTTAATGTGTTGCCGATTGAAGATATCCAACAAATCTTGGCCGGCGGCGCTGCCGTTTGCGCCGCTGCTGGCATCCCGATTGCTGGCGGACACTCGATTGATGCGCCAGAGCCGATTTATGGTTTGGTCGCCATGGGCTTGGTACACCCCAAACAGCTGAAAAAAAACAGTGACGCCCAAGCTGGCGATGTGCTGATTTTAGGCAAGCCCTTGGGCATCGGTATTTTGGGGACCGCCATGAAAAAAGGGCTGCTCGATGCTGCGGGCTATCAACAGCTGATTGATACCACGACTCAGCTGAATAAAGTCGGCAGTGATTTAGCCAAACTTGCTGGTGTGCACGCGCTAACCGACGTCACCGGCTTTGGTCTACTCGGCCATGTATTAGAAGTTTGCCGTGGCGCTCAACTCACCGCGCAAATTTGTGCCGATGATTTACCGCTATTGTCGGCGGCCGTTGGTTTTGCCCAGCAAGGCATCGGCCCTGGCGCCATTGAGCGCAATTTAGCCAGCTTTGGCCCCGATGCTGAATTTGCCGCCAGCGTTGCCGATTGGCAGCAGCGCATCATGGCCGATGCACAAACCTCCGGTGGCTTATTAGTGGCCTGCTCCGCCGACGCGGCCGACGCAGTCATGGCTTTATTTCAAGCACAAGGCTTTGCTCAAGCGGCAGTGATTGGCTCCTTGCAAGTGGGAGCAGCTAAGGTGAGCGTGGTTTAA
- the hslO gene encoding Hsp33 family molecular chaperone HslO encodes MKDILERFLFDKAPVRGELVQLDATYKEVLARHQYPLVLQRIIGELMAASALLSAMLKFDGTLIMQMHGTGAVQLIVIEFTSDRTMRATARWDADKIQTFGPGTSLAELLGRGRFMITLDPTVGEAYQGVVGMERGQSVAQIIEHYMSASEQLETRLWLACSDAKSDNKMAAGMMLQKMPAEADETQSYEHLVTLAETVKPEELLELPAREVLYRLFHEDSVRVFEPTTPRFACSCSRHRVAGMIKLMERDEVDEVLAERGNVHIVCDFCGKEYEFDAVDIGALYADSPATGSVQ; translated from the coding sequence ATGAAAGATATTTTAGAGCGTTTCCTGTTTGATAAAGCCCCAGTACGCGGTGAATTAGTGCAACTTGATGCCACCTACAAAGAAGTGCTCGCGCGGCATCAATACCCGCTGGTGCTGCAACGAATTATTGGTGAATTGATGGCGGCCAGCGCCTTGCTGTCGGCGATGCTCAAATTTGACGGCACTTTGATTATGCAAATGCATGGTACTGGTGCCGTGCAATTGATCGTGATTGAATTCACATCCGATCGCACCATGCGTGCTACTGCACGCTGGGACGCTGACAAAATCCAAACTTTTGGTCCAGGCACTTCCTTGGCTGAATTACTCGGACGGGGTCGCTTTATGATTACGCTCGATCCAACCGTGGGCGAGGCGTATCAAGGCGTGGTGGGTATGGAGCGTGGCCAGTCTGTGGCGCAAATTATCGAGCACTATATGAGCGCGTCTGAGCAGCTAGAAACGCGGTTGTGGTTGGCGTGCAGCGATGCCAAAAGCGACAACAAAATGGCCGCAGGCATGATGCTGCAAAAAATGCCGGCGGAAGCGGACGAAACCCAATCGTATGAACATTTGGTGACGCTGGCAGAAACCGTTAAGCCAGAAGAGCTGCTGGAACTACCGGCGCGTGAAGTGCTGTATCGTTTATTTCATGAAGACAGCGTGCGCGTATTTGAACCCACTACGCCTCGTTTTGCCTGCTCTTGCTCGCGTCACCGCGTTGCCGGCATGATTAAATTGATGGAACGCGATGAAGTGGATGAAGTCTTAGCCGAGCGCGGTAATGTGCATATCGTGTGTGATTTCTGCGGTAAAGAATACGAGTTTGACGCCGTGGATATCGGTGCACTCTATGCCGATAGCCCAGCTACCGGCTCCGTGCAATAA
- a CDS encoding MFS transporter: MTTIVVVKKDGHCAIAADSQSTFGDTRLAAMDDARWNKIFQYDDNYFAICGSAAHDLVLQSALKKIKKLDFSNRAAIFESFRKLHRKLKDDFFLKTDEEDDDAYESSQMTVLIVNRYGIFGVYSLREVYEFERFWASGSGRDYAIGAMHAVYSQLSASEIAKVGVETGCMFDVASSLPMTLYSVEMKA; the protein is encoded by the coding sequence ATGACGACCATTGTTGTAGTAAAAAAAGACGGGCATTGCGCCATTGCCGCTGATAGCCAGTCGACTTTTGGTGACACGCGTTTAGCCGCGATGGACGATGCGCGCTGGAATAAGATTTTTCAATATGACGATAATTATTTCGCCATTTGCGGTAGCGCCGCACACGATTTGGTTTTGCAATCGGCATTAAAAAAAATCAAAAAGCTTGATTTTTCTAATCGCGCCGCCATTTTTGAATCATTCCGCAAATTACATCGCAAATTAAAAGACGATTTTTTTCTAAAAACCGACGAAGAAGACGACGACGCGTATGAATCGAGCCAGATGACGGTGTTGATTGTGAATCGATACGGTATTTTTGGCGTGTATAGCTTGCGCGAAGTGTATGAATTTGAGCGTTTTTGGGCCAGCGGCAGTGGCCGAGATTATGCCATTGGCGCAATGCACGCGGTGTATTCGCAACTGAGCGCCAGTGAAATCGCCAAAGTGGGCGTTGAAACGGGCTGTATGTTTGACGTGGCCTCGAGCTTGCCAATGACGCTGTACTCGGTCGAAATGAAGGCCTAA
- a CDS encoding CinA family protein, with product MFSSEIETLASELGQLLLARGETVATAESCTGGLIAGAMTEIAGSSAWFERGYITYANQAKVSLLDVPAAFIDGLGAVSEPVVAAMAQGAADGAAARWAVAVSGVAGPTGGSVDKPVGTVWFAFATPEGIHTEKQVFAGNRSAVRMATVYHALLRLVALVKQAT from the coding sequence ATGTTTAGTTCTGAAATTGAAACTTTGGCGAGCGAATTAGGGCAATTACTCTTGGCGCGTGGTGAAACGGTAGCAACGGCCGAATCGTGCACCGGTGGTTTGATTGCGGGCGCGATGACCGAAATTGCCGGATCAAGTGCCTGGTTTGAGCGCGGCTATATTACCTATGCCAATCAAGCCAAAGTCAGCCTGCTTGATGTGCCAGCAGCGTTTATTGATGGGCTCGGTGCGGTGAGTGAGCCGGTGGTGGCGGCGATGGCGCAAGGCGCTGCTGATGGTGCGGCGGCGCGTTGGGCGGTGGCCGTTTCTGGGGTGGCAGGGCCAACCGGTGGCAGTGTTGACAAACCCGTTGGCACCGTTTGGTTTGCCTTTGCAACGCCAGAAGGGATTCATACCGAAAAGCAGGTATTTGCTGGTAACCGTTCAGCAGTAAGGATGGCAACGGTATACCATGCTTTATTGCGTTTAGTTGCCTTAGTAAAACAAGCCACATAA
- the orn gene encoding oligoribonuclease: MPQDQNRLIWVDMEMTGLEPETDRVIEIAVVITDNDLNIVAEGPVFVIHQDDALLDSMDEWCVKTHGNSGLTAKVKASTTTEAQAEAQLIEFISQYVPKGVSPLCGNSVHQDRRFLVKYLPQLESWFHYRNLDVSTLKELCKRWQPQIAKGFKKRGAHTALADIVESIDELKYYREHFIQAPAVEEVS, from the coding sequence ATGCCACAAGACCAGAACCGACTCATCTGGGTCGACATGGAAATGACGGGTTTGGAGCCTGAAACCGACCGTGTCATCGAAATTGCCGTGGTCATTACCGACAATGATTTAAATATCGTCGCCGAAGGCCCTGTTTTTGTGATTCACCAAGACGACGCCTTGCTCGACTCAATGGATGAATGGTGTGTTAAAACCCACGGTAATTCGGGATTAACCGCCAAAGTAAAAGCATCAACCACCACCGAAGCGCAAGCTGAAGCGCAATTGATTGAATTTATTTCGCAATACGTGCCCAAAGGTGTATCGCCATTGTGTGGTAACTCAGTGCATCAAGATCGGCGCTTTTTGGTGAAATACCTGCCGCAATTAGAAAGCTGGTTCCATTATCGCAATCTAGATGTTTCGACACTGAAAGAGCTCTGCAAACGTTGGCAACCGCAAATTGCCAAAGGCTTTAAAAAGCGTGGCGCGCATACCGCTTTGGCCGATATTGTCGAATCGATTGATGAGTTGAAATATTACCGCGAGCATTTTATTCAAGCGCCAGCAGTAGAAGAAGTGTCTTAA
- a CDS encoding M48 family metallopeptidase, which translates to MTDLFSATQFSLLFLFALMASVLLQLWLALRHVNHVKRHSKVVPTEFAEQITLASHQRAAAYTIAKTRFGMLTTIFDAMILAAFTLGGGIAWLSNLTAQWFTPDSLGHGIALIASLAVVSSILSLPFSLVSTFVIESRFGFNQMSAKLFITDLAKTTLIGAVIGLPLIAAVLWLMGAMGEYWWLWVWITWLGFSLTLMWVFPTFIAPLFNKFIPMEDGEVKARITALLTRCGFQSNGLFVMDGSKRSSHGNAYFTGLGKSKRIVFFDTLLKHLSPSEIEAVLAHELGHFKHRHIVKRIVWTFALMLGFLWLLGQLKTQLWFYQGLGVATPSTAAALLLFFMVLPVFTFLFSPLSSMMSRRHEYEADAFAASQSSSADLVNALVKLYRDNAATLTPDPWHSLFYDSHPPASLRIAALQRLAV; encoded by the coding sequence ATGACTGACCTTTTTAGCGCTACACAATTTTCACTACTTTTCTTGTTTGCCCTGATGGCGAGTGTTTTATTACAGCTTTGGTTAGCACTGCGTCATGTCAACCATGTAAAACGACATAGCAAGGTGGTGCCTACTGAATTCGCCGAGCAAATTACCCTCGCCTCACATCAAAGAGCGGCGGCGTATACCATCGCTAAAACTCGGTTTGGCATGCTCACCACTATTTTTGATGCCATGATCTTGGCAGCGTTTACTTTGGGCGGCGGTATTGCGTGGTTATCCAATCTCACCGCACAGTGGTTTACTCCCGATAGCCTCGGCCACGGCATTGCGCTGATTGCTAGTTTAGCGGTGGTCAGTAGCATCTTGTCGTTGCCGTTTTCTTTGGTCTCGACCTTTGTCATCGAATCGCGCTTTGGTTTTAACCAAATGAGCGCCAAGCTGTTTATCACCGACCTGGCCAAAACCACGCTGATCGGTGCCGTGATTGGCCTGCCATTAATTGCGGCGGTCTTGTGGCTGATGGGCGCGATGGGTGAATATTGGTGGCTGTGGGTTTGGATAACCTGGTTGGGATTTTCGCTGACGCTGATGTGGGTGTTTCCAACCTTTATCGCGCCGCTATTTAATAAATTCATTCCGATGGAAGACGGCGAAGTGAAAGCGCGGATCACTGCCCTACTCACGCGCTGCGGCTTTCAATCGAATGGCTTATTTGTGATGGATGGCAGCAAGCGCTCATCGCATGGCAACGCCTACTTTACTGGCTTGGGTAAATCCAAACGCATCGTGTTTTTTGATACGCTACTGAAGCATTTATCGCCGTCAGAAATCGAAGCCGTTTTGGCGCATGAATTAGGTCACTTTAAGCATCGCCATATTGTGAAACGCATCGTCTGGACTTTTGCACTGATGCTGGGCTTTTTATGGCTGTTGGGTCAGCTCAAAACCCAGTTGTGGTTTTACCAAGGTTTGGGTGTAGCCACGCCATCCACTGCGGCGGCTTTATTGCTGTTTTTTATGGTGCTGCCGGTGTTTACTTTTTTGTTTTCACCGCTGAGCTCGATGATGTCGCGCCGGCATGAATATGAAGCAGATGCCTTTGCGGCCAGTCAAAGCTCAAGCGCAGATTTAGTCAATGCCTTGGTTAAATTGTATCGCGACAATGCCGCAACACTGACACCAGATCCTTGGCATAGCTTGTTTTATGACAGCCATCCGCCAGCCAGTTTACGTATTGCTGCCTTGCAACGACTGGCAGTGTAA
- a CDS encoding 4a-hydroxytetrahydrobiopterin dehydratase produces MSLNTESCIQAAPKLDALAVEMLCTELDDWFVVNDSLEKTFRFRSFYETMAFTNAVAFIAHQHNHHPDIQLSFSRCKLIWNTHSANGLTRNDFICAASVDALPKAS; encoded by the coding sequence ATGTCGTTAAATACCGAATCTTGTATTCAAGCTGCGCCCAAACTTGATGCGCTGGCCGTTGAAATGCTGTGTACCGAGCTAGACGATTGGTTTGTCGTGAATGACAGCCTTGAAAAAACGTTTCGCTTTCGCAGTTTTTATGAAACGATGGCGTTTACCAATGCGGTGGCGTTTATTGCCCACCAGCATAACCATCACCCCGATATCCAACTGAGTTTTAGCCGTTGTAAACTGATATGGAATACCCATTCAGCCAACGGCTTAACTCGTAATGATTTTATCTGCGCCGCGAGCGTAGATGCACTTCCAAAGGCCTCATGA
- the rsgA gene encoding ribosome small subunit-dependent GTPase A — translation MTETARIVTSYGKVYIVELADGRRLSASTRGKKTDYACGDQVDIDVLNLEQAVINKALQRKTLLYRSDAWRSKMIAANVTQIVIVVATEPSFSDELISRALIAAEAEGIRPVICLNKCDLPVADAARERLAYYTGLGYPVVEISAKQDLSPLTPWLEGQVSVLVGQSGMGKSTITNALIPEANARVKEISTALDSGKHTTTHAQLYKLNATSELIDSPGLQSFGLAHIGVEDLPRLMPDMARHLGQCRFHNCRHRQEPGCAIHAAIAEGTISQERLNFLQRLQDELSAAAASKY, via the coding sequence ATGACCGAAACAGCCCGCATTGTGACTAGCTACGGCAAGGTTTACATCGTAGAACTTGCCGATGGCCGCCGTCTTTCCGCCTCAACCCGAGGCAAAAAAACCGATTATGCCTGTGGTGATCAAGTTGATATCGACGTGCTCAATCTCGAGCAAGCCGTGATCAATAAAGCCTTGCAGCGTAAAACCCTGCTCTATCGCTCTGATGCTTGGCGCAGCAAAATGATTGCCGCCAATGTGACGCAGATTGTGATTGTTGTCGCCACTGAGCCGAGCTTTTCCGATGAGCTGATTAGCCGCGCCCTCATTGCCGCCGAAGCCGAAGGCATACGCCCAGTAATTTGCCTGAATAAGTGCGATTTGCCAGTGGCTGATGCCGCCAGAGAACGTTTGGCGTATTACACGGGCTTGGGCTACCCCGTGGTTGAGATTTCCGCCAAACAAGATTTAAGCCCGCTGACGCCTTGGCTAGAAGGTCAAGTATCAGTACTGGTGGGGCAATCGGGGATGGGGAAATCCACCATTACCAATGCCTTGATTCCAGAAGCCAATGCCCGCGTAAAAGAAATCTCCACCGCGCTCGATTCGGGTAAACACACCACCACGCACGCTCAGCTGTATAAACTGAATGCCACTTCTGAGCTCATCGACTCACCCGGTTTGCAATCTTTTGGTTTGGCACATATTGGGGTGGAAGACTTACCCCGCTTAATGCCCGACATGGCGCGCCACCTTGGACAGTGCCGCTTTCACAATTGTCGCCACCGCCAAGAGCCCGGCTGTGCCATTCATGCCGCGATTGCCGAAGGCACAATTTCACAAGAGCGTTTAAACTTTTTGCAACGTCTGCAAGACGAACTCAGCGCAGCCGCTGCCAGTAAATATTGA
- a CDS encoding DUF2062 domain-containing protein, translated as MPRKYLRRWLPDHAAMLDNRFLRRFAPWFEHPNLFHLNRKSVAGGLAIGMIGGLIPGPLQVITSSMLALFFRVNLPVAILGTFYTNPLTIGPLYWLAYRLGIWVTGGTSVLKMAAMPSWSALSWSDWLPAMWTWVQALGTPLLIGLPLLAAILALCCYVGVHLLWRLWIYWSLHQRRKQRLK; from the coding sequence ATGCCTCGAAAATACCTCCGCCGCTGGCTTCCTGACCATGCGGCGATGCTAGACAATCGCTTTTTACGGCGTTTTGCCCCTTGGTTTGAGCATCCCAATTTATTCCATCTGAATCGAAAATCTGTCGCTGGCGGCTTAGCCATCGGCATGATTGGTGGCCTGATTCCAGGGCCATTGCAAGTGATTACCTCGTCAATGCTGGCCCTGTTCTTTCGAGTGAATTTGCCGGTGGCGATTTTGGGCACGTTTTATACCAATCCACTGACGATAGGGCCGCTGTATTGGTTGGCCTATCGCTTGGGGATTTGGGTGACCGGCGGTACGAGTGTGCTGAAAATGGCCGCAATGCCATCATGGAGTGCACTGTCTTGGAGTGATTGGCTGCCTGCGATGTGGACTTGGGTGCAAGCCTTGGGCACGCCACTTTTGATTGGCCTACCGTTGTTGGCGGCGATCTTGGCATTGTGCTGCTATGTCGGGGTGCATCTGTTGTGGCGGTTATGGATTTATTGGAGCTTGCATCAGCGGCGTAAGCAGCGTTTGAAATAA
- a CDS encoding RelA/SpoT family protein — MVAVTRPLAQSIAEAADPDRWLIALSERFPPQDIIRLREALDWAAELYQGSVNPDTQTSLFIHAVASASIVADLRMDANAVIAALLFCAPDKLSNATEQINKRFGSIVTALVEGIIKVRQLRQLAQPQHGKAADYAQQVEAQRKMLLAMVEDIRAVLIKLAWRTQTMHSLANVNEEQRRIIARETLDLFAPLANRLGVWQIKWELEDLGFRYLHTDTYKKIAKLLDERRVDREHFIGDVISKLRSELALAGVTHVDLMGRPKHIYSIWKKMQKKKLDFSELYDIRAVRVLVDDVKDCYTVLGIVHNLWQPIPGEFDDYIAQPKGNFYRSLHTAVIGPADKAVEVQIRTFDMHEHAEFGVAAHWRYKEGGKGDSRYEEKIAWLRQLLDWREDLANESDFSDAFKAELFDDTIYVLTPAGRVISLPKGSTAVDFAYHLHTDLGHRCRGAKVNGAIVPLGTPLENGQRVEILAAKEGGPSLDWLHQGYVKSHRASQKIRHWIRQQHLDIAIEAGHTLFDKEASRAGASNISQELIAQKLGYKQIEDVFAALGQGECSLRALAMAFTESLAPQEVADQTPELMVKTARANQSGEGILIEGIDKLMTMLARCCKPVPPDHVMGFVTKGRGISIHRTDCSALKRLATEAPERLIKADWGQSAGHVFSVDILVETLERASMLRDLSDVMVRDKINVTAVHTQNKDARSQMRFTIEIRDNEQLQKVFVRLKDVPGVIRVSRQ; from the coding sequence ATGGTTGCCGTTACTCGTCCTCTAGCCCAATCGATTGCCGAAGCTGCCGATCCCGACCGTTGGTTAATTGCACTTTCTGAGCGTTTTCCACCGCAGGATATTATCCGTTTACGTGAAGCATTAGACTGGGCGGCTGAACTGTATCAAGGCTCAGTCAATCCGGATACACAAACTTCTTTGTTTATTCATGCCGTGGCCAGCGCGTCCATCGTTGCCGATTTACGCATGGATGCCAATGCGGTCATCGCCGCGTTGCTATTTTGTGCGCCCGATAAACTTAGCAACGCCACCGAGCAAATTAATAAGCGCTTTGGCAGCATCGTCACCGCCTTGGTGGAAGGGATTATCAAGGTCAGGCAATTGCGCCAATTGGCGCAGCCACAACACGGCAAGGCCGCGGACTACGCGCAGCAAGTTGAAGCGCAGCGCAAAATGCTACTAGCGATGGTCGAAGACATTCGCGCAGTGCTAATTAAGCTCGCTTGGCGCACGCAAACCATGCATAGCTTGGCCAATGTAAACGAAGAACAACGCCGAATTATTGCCCGCGAAACCTTAGATTTATTCGCACCATTGGCCAATCGCTTAGGCGTTTGGCAAATTAAATGGGAGCTCGAAGATTTAGGTTTCCGCTATTTGCATACTGATACCTATAAAAAAATCGCCAAATTACTCGATGAGCGCCGGGTTGATCGTGAGCATTTTATTGGCGACGTGATCAGTAAACTGCGGAGCGAATTGGCACTCGCAGGTGTAACGCATGTTGACTTAATGGGGCGGCCAAAACACATCTACAGCATCTGGAAAAAGATGCAAAAGAAAAAGCTCGATTTTTCTGAGCTGTATGATATTCGCGCCGTTCGCGTACTGGTAGATGATGTTAAAGATTGTTATACGGTACTCGGCATTGTGCATAATCTATGGCAGCCGATTCCCGGTGAGTTTGACGACTATATCGCCCAGCCCAAAGGCAATTTTTATCGCTCTTTACATACCGCGGTAATTGGCCCTGCAGATAAAGCGGTTGAGGTGCAAATTCGCACCTTCGATATGCACGAACACGCGGAATTTGGCGTTGCGGCGCACTGGCGTTACAAAGAAGGCGGCAAAGGCGATTCACGCTATGAAGAAAAAATTGCTTGGCTACGCCAATTGCTCGATTGGCGCGAAGATTTAGCCAATGAAAGTGATTTTTCGGATGCGTTTAAGGCAGAATTATTCGACGATACGATTTATGTCCTTACGCCAGCGGGTCGCGTTATTTCACTGCCTAAAGGCAGTACGGCGGTCGACTTTGCATATCATTTGCATACCGATTTAGGCCATCGCTGCCGTGGTGCCAAAGTCAATGGCGCGATTGTGCCGCTGGGCACGCCGCTGGAAAATGGCCAACGCGTGGAGATTCTAGCCGCCAAAGAAGGTGGGCCAAGCTTAGATTGGTTGCATCAAGGTTATGTGAAAAGCCATCGTGCCAGCCAAAAAATTCGGCACTGGATACGGCAGCAGCATCTGGATATTGCCATCGAAGCCGGACATACTTTATTTGATAAAGAGGCGTCTCGCGCTGGGGCAAGTAATATTAGCCAAGAGCTGATCGCCCAAAAACTCGGTTATAAGCAAATCGAGGATGTGTTTGCCGCGCTAGGCCAAGGTGAATGCTCTTTGCGCGCATTAGCGATGGCCTTTACCGAGTCACTGGCACCGCAAGAAGTCGCCGACCAAACGCCTGAGCTGATGGTTAAAACCGCCCGCGCCAATCAAAGTGGCGAAGGTATTTTAATCGAAGGCATCGATAAATTAATGACGATGCTGGCGCGTTGCTGCAAACCGGTACCGCCCGATCATGTGATGGGCTTTGTGACCAAGGGGCGTGGGATTTCGATTCATCGTACCGATTGCAGTGCACTCAAACGGCTAGCGACTGAAGCGCCAGAGCGACTGATTAAAGCCGATTGGGGGCAATCAGCGGGGCATGTGTTTTCAGTGGATATTTTGGTTGAAACGCTGGAGCGAGCGAGTATGTTGCGCGACTTATCCGACGTGATGGTTAGAGACAAAATCAATGTGACGGCGGTACATACGCAAAACAAAGATGCCCGCTCACAAATGCGATTTACGATTGAAATCCGCGACAACGAGCAACTACAAAAAGTCTTTGTGCGGCTAAAGGATGTCCCGGGCGTGATTCGCGTTTCAAGACAATAA